A single genomic interval of uncultured Desulfobacter sp. harbors:
- a CDS encoding ABC transporter ATP-binding protein: MLKIKNVETYYGNIQALKNISMDVQEGEIITLIGANGAGKSTTLMTLCGVVPATSGTIEFQGRDITGMPADQIAALGISQVPEGRRIFPYLTVMENLDMGTFLRKDKEQIKKDLNNVFEMFPILAERKNQQGGTLSGGEQQMLAISRAIMSKPKLLLLDEPSLGLAPIIIKQIFNIIKKINQELKTTIFLVEQNANLALKVADRGYVMETGTITMSDTGETLLANEEVKKAYLGM; the protein is encoded by the coding sequence ATGCTTAAAATCAAAAATGTAGAAACCTATTACGGCAATATCCAGGCCTTGAAAAATATCAGCATGGATGTCCAGGAAGGTGAAATCATCACCCTGATCGGTGCCAACGGTGCCGGAAAATCCACAACCTTGATGACGCTGTGCGGGGTAGTGCCTGCCACCAGCGGTACCATTGAATTCCAGGGCCGGGATATCACCGGCATGCCGGCTGATCAGATTGCTGCGTTAGGCATCAGCCAGGTACCGGAAGGCCGCAGAATTTTTCCCTATCTCACGGTCATGGAAAATCTGGACATGGGCACCTTTCTTAGAAAAGATAAAGAGCAAATTAAAAAGGACCTAAACAATGTCTTTGAGATGTTTCCCATCCTGGCCGAACGAAAAAATCAGCAGGGCGGCACCTTAAGCGGCGGCGAACAACAGATGCTTGCTATTTCCCGGGCCATCATGAGCAAGCCTAAACTGCTGCTGCTCGATGAACCTTCTTTGGGGCTTGCACCCATCATCATCAAACAGATTTTCAACATTATAAAAAAAATCAATCAGGAACTTAAAACCACCATATTCCTGGTGGAGCAAAACGCCAACCTGGCACTAAAAGTAGCGGATCGTGGATATGTCATGGAGACCGGCACCATCACCATGAGCGATACAGGAGAAACACTTCTGGCCAACGAAGAGGTTAAAAAAGCATATCTTGGCATGTAA
- a CDS encoding Rnf-Nqr domain containing protein — translation MDYFVDILLIALSASIINNFIFYYFVGICPFVGVSKKVEMAFGMGCAVTFVMSIAAFLSWSITVFILIPGAPVSAFIAGFFTTPEAAAQIDLTVLSYIVYIFAISSSVQFVEMYVRKFFPPLYRSFGVFLPLITTNCAILFACLTIMSHVAGVDNPKEMWDLGRAMTLALFGGLGFTIAIVIMAGIREELELCDIPKPFEGAAITLVIGGILAIAFMGFTGVDSGIKNALKPAPTVQEQSSEASCTTLTDSLANITSKGHNGQEILP, via the coding sequence ATGGACTATTTTGTAGATATCCTGCTGATTGCCCTGTCAGCTTCGATAATTAACAACTTTATATTTTATTATTTTGTAGGCATCTGTCCGTTTGTGGGGGTGTCTAAAAAGGTCGAAATGGCCTTTGGCATGGGATGTGCCGTAACCTTTGTCATGAGTATTGCCGCGTTTCTCTCCTGGAGCATCACGGTTTTTATCCTGATTCCAGGCGCGCCGGTGTCAGCCTTTATTGCCGGTTTCTTTACAACGCCTGAAGCAGCCGCGCAAATTGATCTGACAGTGCTCAGTTACATTGTGTATATTTTTGCCATTTCCTCTTCGGTTCAATTTGTGGAGATGTATGTCAGAAAATTTTTTCCGCCGCTGTACCGGTCCTTCGGGGTGTTTTTGCCCTTGATTACGACCAATTGCGCCATCCTTTTTGCCTGCCTGACCATCATGAGCCATGTGGCGGGCGTTGACAATCCCAAAGAGATGTGGGATTTGGGCAGAGCCATGACTTTGGCTCTTTTTGGCGGACTGGGATTCACCATTGCCATCGTGATTATGGCCGGTATCCGGGAAGAATTGGAACTTTGCGATATTCCCAAGCCCTTTGAAGGGGCGGCCATTACCCTGGTCATCGGGGGGATTCTGGCCATTGCCTTCATGGGATTCACCGGGGTGGATTCAGGTATCAAAAATGCACTGAAACCGGCTCCCACTGTCCAGGAACAAAGTTCTGAAGCAAGTTGCACTACGTTGACGGATTCCTTAGCCAACATAACCTCTAAGGGCCATAACGGCCAGGAGATCCTGCCATGA
- a CDS encoding LOG family protein — MHSFCWNLIKTELVVVGSMHERKSMMAELSDGFIALPGGIGTMEELFEILTWSHLGIHKKPCALLNVVGY; from the coding sequence ATGCATTCATTTTGTTGGAACCTGATAAAAACAGAACTTGTGGTTGTGGGGTCCATGCATGAAAGAAAATCCATGATGGCCGAACTGTCGGACGGATTCATTGCACTTCCCGGCGGTATCGGCACCATGGAAGAACTTTTTGAAATACTGACCTGGTCCCATCTTGGAATTCATAAGAAACCATGTGCATTACTTAACGTGGTCGGGTATTAG
- a CDS encoding branched-chain amino acid ABC transporter substrate-binding protein, with amino-acid sequence MKKLLFAMGCLLAVCLIFSCGKKEDAEQTIKLGVAGAHSGDLASYGLPSVNAAKLVVKKINANGGVLGKQVELLAEDDVCKPEVAGNTATKLVSDGVDVVMGHICSGATKAALGIYRESKLVAMSPSATNPDLTLSGDYPNFFRTIPHDAKQAQLQVKFATQTLKVKNIVILHDKGDYGKGQAVLAKKYFEEAGVNVLLFEGVTPGAVDYSAIVTKIEKQQPDLIVWGGYHPEASKIVTLMRKQRMDTLFMGADGVKDDTFIKVAGEYAEGVYATGPKDISGNPMAKLAKEEHQKEFGSDPGAFFDAAYAATQALLNAIEKAGSTDYDKVVQALRTEYVETPLGKIRFDENGDATGIGFSVYKVTNGQFVEEN; translated from the coding sequence ATGAAAAAACTATTATTTGCAATGGGTTGCCTATTGGCTGTTTGCCTTATTTTTTCCTGTGGCAAAAAAGAAGACGCAGAGCAGACAATTAAACTGGGGGTTGCCGGAGCACATTCAGGTGACCTTGCATCCTATGGACTCCCGTCGGTGAATGCTGCCAAGCTGGTCGTCAAAAAAATCAATGCCAACGGTGGTGTTTTAGGCAAACAGGTGGAACTGCTGGCTGAAGACGATGTCTGTAAACCTGAAGTTGCGGGAAACACAGCAACTAAACTGGTCTCAGACGGCGTCGACGTTGTCATGGGTCATATCTGCTCCGGGGCAACCAAGGCAGCCCTGGGCATTTACAGAGAATCAAAACTTGTTGCCATGTCTCCATCTGCCACCAATCCGGACCTGACGTTGTCCGGTGATTATCCCAACTTTTTCAGAACCATACCCCACGACGCCAAACAGGCCCAGCTCCAGGTTAAGTTTGCCACCCAAACCCTTAAGGTTAAAAATATCGTTATCCTGCATGACAAAGGGGATTACGGTAAGGGCCAGGCGGTACTTGCAAAAAAATACTTTGAGGAAGCCGGTGTGAATGTTCTGCTGTTTGAAGGAGTTACCCCGGGTGCTGTGGACTATTCCGCCATTGTTACCAAAATAGAAAAACAGCAGCCTGACCTGATCGTCTGGGGCGGTTATCATCCTGAAGCCTCCAAAATTGTGACGCTGATGAGAAAACAGAGAATGGATACCCTGTTCATGGGTGCTGACGGTGTAAAGGATGATACGTTTATTAAGGTTGCCGGGGAATATGCTGAAGGCGTCTATGCCACAGGCCCCAAAGATATTTCCGGAAACCCCATGGCCAAACTGGCAAAGGAAGAACATCAGAAAGAATTCGGTTCTGATCCAGGTGCTTTTTTCGACGCGGCATATGCGGCGACCCAGGCCCTGCTCAACGCTATTGAGAAAGCCGGTTCCACCGATTATGACAAAGTGGTTCAGGCGCTGAGAACCGAATATGTTGAAACCCCCTTGGGAAAAATTCGGTTTGACGAAAATGGTGACGCTACAGGTATCGGATTTTCCGTATACAAAGTGACCAATGGTCAGTTTGTTGAAGAGAACTAA
- a CDS encoding aminopeptidase P family protein translates to MNTQDKLCVLRRKMDETGVNAVIIPNADPHQSEYLAEYWQALKWLTGFSGSAGTAVVTQKVAGLWTDFRYWIQAADQLDSFELFRQGDTDVPSFDRWLINTLSANDRIALDGKMVSAAQAGSLKKDFAQKGIVVDTAMDLISDLWLDRPPMPRTQAFELDTVYAGETRKEKFSRIRKKMADNNADCHVMAALDDIAWTFNLRGEDIHANPVNLAFAIINMDKIYLFIDPAKVSPALGTALEADGVALFDYDAFYEKIQELDKKSKVLLDPERVSDFIYQAIGKCSDIIEASNPSLMFKCLKNEVEISHIRETAVKDGRAVVNFLHWLDTNDAPKTEILAAEQLLNFRKAQDAFIHPSFDSIMAFKEHSAICHYSAGPDTDLPLSPDAMFLTDSGGNYLTGTTDITRTVHLGVPSSQEIRDYTLVLKAHIAVATALFPATARGYQIDAMARRHLWQQGLDFGHGTGHGVGFFLCVHEGPARLSTLPVDVTLKPGMLLTNEPGLYREGQYGIRLENMVLVIKDRDTQFGSFLKFENMTFCHFERNLVDKAMLNSWEINWVNDYHQVVYDRLAPGLDAPVRQWLKEKTKSL, encoded by the coding sequence TTGAATACACAAGACAAACTTTGCGTCTTGCGCCGGAAAATGGATGAAACCGGGGTCAATGCCGTGATCATTCCCAATGCAGATCCTCATCAAAGCGAATACCTGGCCGAATACTGGCAGGCACTGAAATGGTTGACCGGATTTTCAGGCTCTGCAGGCACAGCTGTGGTTACCCAAAAGGTGGCCGGGCTGTGGACGGATTTTCGCTATTGGATCCAGGCCGCAGACCAGTTGGACAGCTTTGAACTTTTCAGGCAGGGCGATACGGATGTCCCTTCATTTGACAGATGGCTGATCAACACGCTGTCCGCCAATGACCGCATTGCCCTGGACGGCAAAATGGTGTCTGCTGCCCAGGCGGGCAGTCTGAAAAAAGATTTTGCACAAAAGGGCATCGTTGTGGACACCGCCATGGACCTGATTTCCGATCTGTGGCTGGACAGGCCGCCCATGCCCCGGACCCAGGCCTTTGAGTTGGATACCGTCTATGCCGGCGAAACCCGAAAAGAAAAATTTTCTCGCATACGCAAAAAAATGGCAGATAACAATGCTGACTGCCATGTGATGGCCGCTTTGGATGACATTGCCTGGACCTTTAATCTGAGGGGCGAAGATATTCACGCCAATCCGGTGAACCTGGCTTTTGCCATAATTAACATGGATAAAATATATCTGTTCATTGATCCTGCCAAGGTCAGTCCGGCACTTGGGACAGCCCTTGAAGCGGACGGTGTTGCATTGTTTGACTACGACGCTTTTTACGAAAAAATCCAGGAGCTGGATAAAAAATCCAAAGTACTGCTTGATCCCGAGAGGGTTTCAGATTTTATTTACCAGGCCATAGGGAAGTGCTCGGATATCATCGAGGCGTCAAACCCTTCGCTCATGTTTAAATGCCTGAAAAATGAAGTTGAGATCTCCCATATCCGTGAGACTGCGGTCAAAGACGGCCGGGCCGTGGTCAATTTCCTTCACTGGCTTGACACGAACGATGCACCCAAAACTGAAATTTTAGCCGCAGAACAGCTTTTGAATTTTCGCAAAGCGCAGGACGCCTTTATCCATCCCTCTTTTGACTCTATTATGGCGTTTAAGGAACATTCAGCCATCTGCCATTACAGTGCCGGCCCTGATACGGATCTGCCCTTAAGTCCTGATGCCATGTTTCTGACCGATTCCGGAGGCAATTACCTGACCGGTACCACGGACATCACACGCACCGTGCACTTAGGAGTGCCGTCAAGTCAGGAAATCCGTGATTACACCCTGGTGCTTAAAGCCCATATTGCCGTTGCAACAGCGCTTTTTCCCGCCACTGCCAGGGGGTATCAGATTGATGCCATGGCCCGCCGGCACTTATGGCAGCAAGGATTAGACTTCGGCCACGGTACAGGCCATGGAGTCGGTTTTTTCCTTTGTGTGCACGAAGGCCCGGCACGCCTAAGCACACTTCCCGTGGATGTCACGCTTAAGCCGGGCATGCTTTTGACCAACGAACCGGGCCTTTACCGGGAAGGCCAATACGGAATCCGGCTTGAAAATATGGTTCTTGTCATCAAGGACAGGGACACGCAGTTCGGCAGTTTTTTAAAGTTTGAAAACATGACCTTCTGCCATTTTGAGCGCAATCTTGTGGATAAAGCCATGCTCAACTCCTGGGAAATCAACTGGGTCAATGATTACCACCAGGTGGTTTATGATCGGCTGGCTCCGGGACTGGACGCACCGGTCCGGCAATGGCTCAAAGAAAAAACAAAAAGCCTTTAA
- the rsxE gene encoding electron transport complex subunit RsxE — MADQPTALERFVQGILPENPVYRQLLGLCPTLAVTNGMKPALTMAVSVAFVLVCANVVISLIRNLLKPHLRIVIFTLTIATFVTVADRVLAAYMFQMSKTLGPYIPLIIVNCLIICRCEVCASKQNVITAAADGLGQAIGFGLALASIAAVREILGTGMLMGFRILPAFWPDWVVMVLPPGAFITLGLLLGLVNYIDYKREEARK, encoded by the coding sequence ATGGCAGATCAACCCACTGCGTTAGAGAGATTTGTACAGGGAATTCTGCCCGAGAATCCGGTGTACCGGCAGCTTCTTGGGCTGTGTCCCACCCTGGCTGTTACCAACGGCATGAAGCCGGCGCTGACCATGGCCGTTTCCGTGGCCTTTGTTCTGGTGTGCGCCAATGTCGTGATCAGCCTGATCCGAAACCTGTTAAAACCCCATCTGCGGATCGTGATCTTTACCCTGACCATTGCAACCTTTGTAACGGTGGCGGACAGGGTACTGGCCGCATACATGTTCCAGATGAGTAAAACCCTTGGCCCCTATATCCCGTTGATCATTGTTAACTGCCTGATCATCTGCCGGTGTGAGGTGTGTGCGTCCAAGCAGAATGTGATTACCGCGGCGGCGGACGGCCTGGGCCAGGCCATTGGATTTGGTCTGGCGCTGGCAAGTATTGCTGCGGTCAGGGAAATTCTGGGAACAGGTATGCTTATGGGATTCAGGATTTTGCCGGCCTTCTGGCCGGACTGGGTCGTCATGGTACTGCCCCCAGGTGCATTCATTACTCTGGGGTTGCTACTGGGACTGGTGAACTATATTGATTATAAACGGGAAGAAGCCCGTAAATAA
- a CDS encoding RnfABCDGE type electron transport complex subunit B gives MMISLGIAGASMLVMAMIFSYILGWANKKFKVEVDPKIEELTEALPGANCGGCGYLGCSDYAMAIVTDNDPVNKCTVGGQACAKALADIMGVEVGDMVPLHAIVHCNAPLSNRLGLTQYMGEKRCASAHQVAGVQGCTFGCLGYGDCVEACNYDAIHIVDGLARVDYEKCIGCGACAKVCPRGILSIEGFREEAIPVVACSNKDKAKDAKAVCKNACIGCKACAKASDLFAISDNLAKCNYDAYSAQNYEEAMKAVEKCPNGCIHFVGT, from the coding sequence ATGATGATTTCACTGGGTATAGCCGGCGCAAGCATGCTGGTCATGGCCATGATTTTTTCCTATATCCTGGGATGGGCCAATAAAAAATTTAAAGTTGAAGTGGATCCTAAAATTGAAGAACTCACAGAGGCGCTTCCCGGTGCTAACTGTGGTGGATGCGGGTATTTAGGGTGTTCCGACTATGCCATGGCTATTGTTACAGACAATGATCCTGTCAATAAATGCACGGTGGGTGGGCAGGCCTGCGCCAAAGCGCTTGCCGATATTATGGGCGTTGAGGTGGGTGACATGGTGCCCTTGCATGCAATTGTTCATTGCAACGCGCCGTTATCCAATCGTTTAGGACTTACCCAATACATGGGGGAAAAGCGCTGCGCATCAGCCCATCAGGTGGCCGGCGTCCAGGGCTGCACCTTTGGATGCCTTGGGTATGGTGATTGTGTTGAGGCCTGCAATTATGACGCGATCCATATCGTAGACGGTCTTGCCCGGGTGGACTATGAAAAATGTATTGGCTGCGGTGCCTGTGCCAAAGTCTGCCCCAGAGGTATCCTCTCCATTGAAGGGTTCAGGGAAGAGGCTATACCTGTGGTGGCCTGCTCCAATAAAGATAAGGCAAAGGATGCCAAAGCGGTGTGTAAAAATGCCTGCATAGGATGCAAAGCCTGTGCAAAAGCATCTGATCTCTTCGCTATTTCGGATAACCTGGCGAAATGTAATTATGATGCGTATTCAGCTCAAAATTATGAAGAAGCCATGAAAGCCGTTGAAAAATGCCCCAACGGATGCATTCATTTTGTTGGAACCTGA
- a CDS encoding branched-chain amino acid ABC transporter permease LivH (LivHMGF is the membrane component of the LIV-I/LS branched-chain amino acid transporter) encodes MDFEFFFKLFLGGLTRGSIYALIALGYTMVYGIIELINFAHGEIYMIGAFTALIISTVLTMLGFPALAVTLIAAAAAVFYACCYGYTMEKIAYKPLRTAPRLSALISAIGMSLFLQNYVLLAQTSDFLPFPSLIPDFEFWEPYAHIMSAPEFAIIVTTVFVMIGLTFLIKFTQIGKAMRATSQDKTMAMLLGINVNRVISFTFIIGSATAAIGGMLIASHIGQINFYMGFIAGIKAFVAAVLGGIGNIPGAVLGSLVLGWTESFFTGYISSDYEDVFAFLFLVLILIFRPSGILGRAETKKV; translated from the coding sequence ATGGATTTTGAATTTTTTTTTAAACTGTTCCTGGGCGGATTGACCCGGGGCAGTATCTATGCCTTGATTGCCCTGGGTTACACCATGGTGTACGGCATTATTGAACTGATTAACTTTGCCCATGGTGAAATATATATGATCGGGGCCTTTACCGCGCTTATCATCTCCACGGTTTTGACCATGTTAGGCTTCCCTGCTTTGGCTGTGACGCTGATTGCAGCGGCAGCGGCTGTTTTTTATGCCTGCTGTTATGGGTATACCATGGAAAAAATCGCCTATAAACCCCTGCGCACCGCCCCTCGTCTGTCCGCTCTGATCAGCGCCATCGGCATGTCTTTGTTTCTTCAAAATTATGTGTTGCTTGCCCAGACATCAGATTTTTTGCCGTTTCCCAGCCTGATCCCTGATTTTGAATTCTGGGAACCCTATGCACATATCATGTCCGCACCGGAGTTTGCCATTATTGTTACCACGGTCTTTGTTATGATCGGGCTGACCTTTCTGATCAAGTTTACCCAGATCGGCAAGGCCATGCGCGCCACATCCCAGGACAAAACCATGGCCATGCTCCTTGGGATCAATGTCAACCGGGTCATATCCTTTACCTTTATCATAGGGTCCGCCACTGCTGCCATCGGCGGCATGCTCATTGCTTCGCACATCGGCCAAATTAATTTTTACATGGGATTCATTGCCGGCATTAAGGCCTTTGTGGCAGCCGTTTTAGGAGGCATCGGCAACATTCCCGGTGCTGTGTTAGGTTCCCTGGTCCTGGGATGGACTGAAAGTTTTTTCACCGGTTATATTTCAAGTGATTATGAAGATGTATTTGCCTTTTTATTCCTGGTTCTGATCCTAATTTTCAGACCGTCCGGAATTCTGGGCCGTGCGGAAACCAAAAAAGTTTAA
- a CDS encoding ABC transporter ATP-binding protein, giving the protein MNKPILEVKKLTMNFGGLRAINGLDLSINQGEIAALIGPNGAGKTTFFNCITGIYTPTEGDVFIRPNGDDATKERINGLKPNLVTRKGLARTFQNIRLFESMTVLENVMIGCYPVTKAGILGAIFRGPATRAEEQFVVDKSYEILKKIGLEAYVDELALNLPYGAQRRLEIARAMATDPFLLLLDEPAAGMNPKETQALDELILKLRDEERISILLIEHDMKLVMSLSETIFVVDYGKKIGEGTPDQILNNPVVIKAYLGEEIDA; this is encoded by the coding sequence ATGAACAAACCCATTTTGGAAGTAAAAAAACTGACCATGAATTTCGGGGGGCTGCGGGCCATCAACGGCCTGGACCTGAGCATCAACCAGGGGGAAATTGCCGCGCTGATCGGTCCCAACGGTGCAGGGAAAACCACTTTTTTTAACTGCATTACAGGAATTTACACCCCCACCGAGGGAGATGTTTTTATCCGGCCCAACGGGGATGATGCCACCAAAGAACGAATCAACGGGCTTAAACCCAACCTGGTGACCCGCAAGGGCCTGGCCCGGACATTTCAGAACATCCGCCTGTTTGAGTCCATGACGGTTCTGGAAAATGTAATGATCGGATGCTACCCCGTCACAAAGGCCGGTATCCTTGGGGCTATTTTCAGAGGCCCCGCAACCCGGGCCGAGGAGCAGTTTGTCGTCGATAAAAGCTACGAGATCTTAAAAAAAATCGGTCTTGAAGCATATGTGGATGAATTGGCGTTGAACCTGCCTTACGGCGCCCAGCGGCGTCTGGAAATCGCCAGGGCCATGGCCACGGATCCATTCCTGCTTCTTCTGGATGAACCTGCGGCCGGCATGAACCCCAAAGAGACCCAGGCCCTGGATGAATTGATTCTGAAATTAAGAGACGAAGAACGGATCTCCATCCTGTTAATTGAGCATGATATGAAACTGGTCATGTCCCTGTCTGAAACCATCTTTGTGGTGGATTACGGTAAAAAAATCGGAGAAGGCACTCCTGACCAAATACTGAATAATCCGGTGGTGATCAAGGCGTACCTGGGAGAAGAGATAGATGCTTAA
- a CDS encoding transposase, producing the protein MTWISDRKSIYSDVDVFKTIFTDHWGGFIKAHPQYNIDQYNDPVQKMLGCKDVSNGYSEYICMHCGRDRRRIPFSCKSCFCLSCSKQYVDNFVSQVSAMLHTGVIYRHIVLTLPEQLRSIFFKERFNKDLLSGFMKCGSECLEDVVSTVKRETLKIGSIVVVQTHGRSGRYNPHLHIIMTSGGICAERERWYDLSYLKYEIIHKKWQYHLFTWLKGYFDSSEMNWLVDMLWKKYPNGLVANVSKGSVPDACRGLAGYLAKYVASPPIAVRRIVSYDGHSVGYWYKDHKTKSKKFEKVPVYTFIGRMVQHIMPKGFQRVRYYGLEATKTYKKWSEVIQKGIRRIGRIVKGAYQIVKRKKYRERYQEIGGIDPMKCQYCETEMELMEIWHPKYGVLYDIFLTLEEMKIEQEKVDRGSGYSVWPPAGGVQLPLFTMPS; encoded by the coding sequence ATGACTTGGATATCGGATAGGAAATCAATTTATTCAGATGTTGATGTTTTTAAGACAATCTTCACCGATCATTGGGGAGGTTTTATTAAAGCCCATCCGCAATATAACATTGATCAATACAATGATCCGGTTCAGAAAATGCTTGGGTGCAAAGATGTTTCCAACGGTTACAGCGAGTACATCTGCATGCATTGTGGCCGGGACAGGAGACGAATCCCCTTCAGTTGTAAAAGTTGTTTTTGTCTTTCATGTTCCAAACAATATGTCGACAATTTTGTCAGCCAAGTAAGTGCAATGCTGCACACTGGTGTGATATACAGACACATCGTATTAACGCTACCGGAACAATTGAGATCCATATTTTTCAAAGAGCGTTTCAACAAAGATTTGCTGTCAGGGTTTATGAAGTGTGGATCTGAATGCTTGGAAGACGTTGTCAGTACTGTGAAAAGAGAAACGTTGAAGATAGGGAGCATAGTTGTTGTTCAGACTCATGGTCGGTCAGGACGATATAATCCACACTTGCACATTATAATGACAAGCGGTGGAATCTGTGCTGAACGTGAACGCTGGTATGATCTAAGCTATCTTAAATACGAGATAATCCATAAGAAATGGCAATATCATTTGTTTACTTGGTTGAAAGGATACTTTGATTCATCGGAAATGAATTGGCTTGTGGATATGCTATGGAAGAAATATCCTAATGGGCTCGTTGCAAATGTCAGTAAAGGGAGCGTACCTGATGCCTGCCGGGGGTTAGCCGGGTATTTAGCCAAATATGTAGCATCTCCTCCGATAGCAGTTAGACGGATAGTCAGTTACGATGGGCATAGCGTCGGGTACTGGTATAAAGACCACAAAACCAAATCAAAAAAATTTGAGAAAGTTCCTGTGTATACGTTTATTGGGCGGATGGTTCAGCACATTATGCCGAAAGGTTTTCAAAGAGTACGATATTACGGTTTGGAGGCAACCAAAACGTACAAAAAATGGTCTGAAGTGATTCAGAAAGGCATAAGGCGAATAGGCCGGATAGTCAAAGGCGCGTATCAAATAGTAAAACGAAAAAAATATCGAGAAAGATATCAGGAGATCGGCGGAATAGATCCCATGAAATGTCAATATTGTGAAACAGAAATGGAGTTGATGGAGATATGGCATCCCAAGTATGGTGTTCTGTATGATATTTTTTTAACTTTAGAGGAAATGAAAATTGAGCAAGAAAAAGTTGATAGAGGGAGTGGATATTCCGTTTGGCCCCCCGCCGGAGGAGTACAACTACCGTTGTTCACAATGCCATCATGA
- the livM gene encoding high-affinity branched-chain amino acid ABC transporter permease LivM, with the protein MNLLQELKQSTIAAVWFMFLTFPLMVIKVNTVTKTIEWRWWNMAFIGIAFFFLSALWRYMLKRKEKNTGKRSQGKKTSTVRRLVAEKRFFIPIMVLLTIATLVFPHAFSMYQTNIMISALIYVMLGLGLNIVIGLAGLLDLGYVAFFASGAYAYALLNLHFGMTFWMVLPLGGLLGAIMGVILGYPVLRLRGDYLAIVTLGFGEIIRLVLENWNAFSKGPSGIANIPKPGLFGFDLTLQQHSVYLYYIIVALVIFTIFVINRLQDSRIGRAWIALKDDEIACQAMGIDKAGTKLRAFALGATWAGMAGVVFAAKTTFVNPASFTIWESVIILCTVVLGGMGSIAGVICGALMLILLPEYLRAVSEYRMIVFGAVLVLMMVFKPGGLIENVRKTYHYKEHGHTTGQ; encoded by the coding sequence ATGAATCTATTACAAGAACTCAAACAATCCACCATTGCAGCGGTCTGGTTTATGTTCCTAACCTTTCCCCTCATGGTGATCAAGGTCAATACCGTGACCAAGACCATTGAGTGGCGCTGGTGGAATATGGCCTTTATCGGCATTGCCTTTTTTTTCCTGTCCGCCCTGTGGCGTTACATGCTTAAGCGCAAAGAAAAAAATACAGGAAAACGTTCACAGGGCAAAAAAACGTCTACTGTCAGAAGGCTTGTGGCAGAAAAACGTTTTTTTATCCCCATCATGGTTTTGTTAACAATTGCCACCCTGGTGTTTCCCCACGCCTTTTCCATGTACCAGACCAACATCATGATTTCAGCACTGATTTATGTGATGCTGGGGCTGGGGCTTAACATTGTTATTGGGCTTGCAGGTCTTCTGGATCTAGGCTATGTGGCCTTTTTTGCCTCGGGTGCCTATGCCTATGCCCTTTTAAATCTGCATTTCGGCATGACGTTCTGGATGGTGCTTCCCCTGGGAGGCCTTCTGGGTGCCATTATGGGCGTTATTCTGGGCTATCCCGTGCTTCGTCTGAGAGGCGACTATCTGGCCATTGTTACCCTGGGGTTTGGAGAAATCATCCGTCTGGTGCTTGAAAACTGGAATGCATTTTCCAAGGGTCCCAGCGGCATTGCCAATATCCCCAAACCCGGCTTATTCGGGTTTGATCTGACACTCCAGCAGCATTCGGTCTACCTGTATTATATTATTGTGGCCCTGGTTATTTTTACCATCTTTGTGATCAACCGTCTCCAGGACTCCCGGATCGGGCGGGCCTGGATCGCATTGAAAGATGATGAAATTGCCTGTCAGGCCATGGGGATTGATAAAGCCGGAACCAAACTGCGCGCCTTTGCGTTGGGTGCCACCTGGGCCGGTATGGCCGGCGTGGTTTTTGCCGCCAAAACCACATTTGTAAATCCGGCCAGTTTCACCATCTGGGAATCGGTCATTATTCTATGTACTGTCGTGCTGGGCGGCATGGGGTCCATTGCCGGCGTTATTTGCGGTGCCTTGATGCTCATTCTTCTGCCTGAATATCTTCGGGCCGTATCTGAATACCGGATGATTGTTTTCGGCGCTGTCCTGGTACTGATGATGGTCTTTAAACCCGGCGGACTGATAGAAAACGTCAGAAAAACGTATCACTATAAAGAACACGGACACACTACTGGGCAATAG